A genomic stretch from Desulfolutivibrio sulfodismutans DSM 3696 includes:
- a CDS encoding sulfite exporter TauE/SafE family protein: MDTLLLDATKFITLTPENITFLFIVGFIGGLVSGFIGSGGAFVLTPGMMSLGVPGTVAVASNMCHKFPKALVGAIKRFKYGQVDIKLGLVMAASAGVGVQVGIMLQNAILSRWGQAGSDLYVSLSFVAVLVIVGGYILRDAVTSSRRGGEETVAPLARRLQAIELWPMMTFKTAGMRISFWFTVPVGFATGMLAATIAVGGFIGVPGMIYVLGASSLVGSATELVVAFVMGLFGSINWAMQGMVDIRLVLIILGGSLLGVQLGAIGTTYVREHMIKVVMATIMLVVAVSRGIAVPKYLAKLGLMDISESTLWIMDKASFVIMCAALMIGAVIILGSMWKAKRAERGEALGNA; encoded by the coding sequence ATGGATACGCTTTTACTTGATGCGACAAAATTCATCACGCTCACCCCTGAGAACATCACGTTTCTCTTCATCGTGGGGTTCATCGGCGGGTTGGTCAGCGGATTCATCGGCTCTGGCGGGGCCTTCGTGCTCACCCCGGGCATGATGAGCCTGGGGGTTCCGGGCACGGTGGCCGTGGCCAGCAACATGTGCCACAAGTTCCCCAAGGCCCTGGTGGGGGCCATCAAACGCTTCAAGTACGGCCAGGTGGACATCAAGCTCGGCCTGGTCATGGCCGCCTCGGCCGGAGTGGGCGTGCAGGTGGGCATCATGCTGCAAAACGCCATCCTGTCGCGCTGGGGCCAGGCCGGGAGCGATCTGTACGTAAGCCTGTCCTTCGTGGCCGTCCTGGTCATCGTGGGCGGCTACATCCTGCGCGACGCCGTGACCAGCTCCCGCCGGGGCGGGGAGGAGACGGTGGCGCCCCTGGCCAGGCGTCTCCAGGCCATCGAGCTGTGGCCCATGATGACCTTCAAGACCGCCGGGATGCGCATCTCGTTTTGGTTCACGGTGCCCGTCGGGTTCGCCACCGGCATGCTGGCCGCCACCATCGCCGTGGGCGGTTTCATCGGCGTGCCGGGCATGATCTACGTGCTGGGCGCGTCGAGCCTGGTCGGCTCGGCCACGGAACTGGTCGTCGCCTTCGTCATGGGCCTTTTCGGGTCCATCAACTGGGCCATGCAGGGCATGGTGGACATCCGGCTGGTGCTCATCATCCTGGGCGGTTCGCTTCTGGGCGTGCAGCTCGGGGCCATCGGCACCACCTATGTGCGCGAGCACATGATCAAGGTGGTCATGGCCACGATCATGCTGGTGGTGGCCGTCAGCCGGGGCATCGCCGTGCCCAAGTACCTGGCCAAGCTGGGCCTCATGGATATCTCGGAGTCCACGTTGTGGATCATGGACAAGGCCAGCTTCGTGATCATGTGCGCGGCGCTTATGATCGGCGCGGTGATCATCCTGGGCAGCATGTGGAAGGCCAAGCGCGCCGAACGCGGCGAGGCCCTGGGAAATGCGTAA
- the cfa gene encoding cyclopropane fatty acyl phospholipid synthase encodes MSRAERIITSLLAQAGITVNGPNPWDIRVHNTDLYPRVLRDKNLGLGEAYMDGWWDCACLDELFRRLCLAELDVWAQKSLPLLFDLFLERLFNRQSRRRSKAVAKRHYDLGNDMFLSWLDPHNQYSCAYFAGTDDLETAQRQKLDLIRHKLDIRPGDAVLDIGCGWGGLSAYLAEHCGCTVTGVNISRQQAAHAKACATARGLAVEIVERDYRDMNGHFDKIVSVGMFEHVGQKNHRDFMRAVNRCLRDGGTFLLHTIAANVSAVGCDPWIRTYIFPGGALPSLAQIARAAEGLFVVEDAHNLGPHYDKTLMAWHERFQAAWPGLRPRFPESFRRMWDYYLLSCAGAFRARALQLWQLVMTRPGTPQPPCRAA; translated from the coding sequence ATGAGCAGGGCCGAACGGATCATCACCTCCCTCCTGGCCCAGGCCGGAATCACAGTCAACGGGCCAAATCCCTGGGATATCCGCGTTCACAACACGGACCTGTATCCCCGCGTCCTTCGCGACAAGAACCTGGGCCTGGGCGAGGCCTACATGGACGGCTGGTGGGACTGCGCCTGCCTGGACGAACTGTTTCGCCGCCTGTGCCTCGCCGAACTGGACGTCTGGGCCCAAAAGAGCCTGCCGCTGCTGTTCGACCTCTTCCTTGAACGACTCTTCAACCGCCAGTCGCGGCGCAGATCCAAGGCCGTGGCAAAGCGGCACTACGACCTGGGCAACGACATGTTCCTGTCCTGGCTCGACCCCCACAACCAGTACAGTTGCGCCTATTTCGCCGGGACCGACGACCTGGAGACGGCCCAACGGCAAAAACTCGACCTCATCCGCCACAAGCTCGACATCCGGCCCGGCGACGCCGTCCTGGACATTGGCTGCGGCTGGGGCGGACTGTCCGCGTATCTTGCCGAACACTGCGGCTGCACCGTGACCGGGGTGAACATCTCGCGCCAACAGGCGGCCCACGCCAAGGCCTGCGCAACGGCCCGGGGCCTTGCGGTGGAGATCGTCGAACGCGACTACCGCGACATGAACGGACATTTCGACAAAATCGTGTCCGTGGGTATGTTCGAGCATGTGGGGCAAAAAAACCATCGGGACTTCATGCGGGCCGTCAACCGCTGCCTGCGGGACGGCGGGACGTTCCTTTTGCACACCATCGCCGCCAACGTCTCGGCCGTCGGGTGCGACCCCTGGATTCGCACATACATCTTTCCCGGCGGCGCCCTGCCCTCCCTGGCCCAGATCGCCCGGGCCGCCGAAGGGCTTTTCGTGGTCGAGGACGCCCACAACCTGGGCCCCCACTACGACAAGACGCTCATGGCCTGGCACGAACGCTTCCAGGCCGCCTGGCCGGGCCTGCGGCCACGGTTTCCGGAGAGTTTCCGGCGCATGTGGGACTATTATCTCTTGTCCTGCGCCGGGGCCTTCCGGGCCCGGGCCCTGCAACTGTGGCAACTGGTCATGACCAGGCCCGGCACGCCGCAGCCGCCGTGCCGGGCGGCGTGA
- a CDS encoding diguanylate cyclase produces the protein MISLIGFQIGELLYQGPNSQVYRARRERDGLPVVLKIPASPDISIRENLRFQHEYDLLASLNLSRVIKVHDLLQYRSSFAIVEEDYGARDLASHIEGRLPDPLEFLDAAIQMAEALAQLHGQGIIHKDTHLANFLINPRTGEIKLTDFGMSSLIEGEVQEPWDPDQIEGNLAYISPEQTGRMNRSIDSRSDLYSLGICYYRMLTGVLPFTSSDPMELLHAHIARRPVSPQEMRPAVPLALSGLTMRLLEKMAENRYQSASGLVRDLKDMRAACVSGESLADMKPGHRALSFRFQVSQKIYGRDNEIRLLLQTFERMARGGAELLLVGGYSGIGKTSLVNEVLKGLTRQRGRFVSGKHDQFQRDIPFSAFIQAFRQLSHRILAEPEALVVKWRLSLLDALGNNAQVIIDVIPEMEHILGQQPPAPDLGPTEAQNRFIMCMQRFIGVFAKREHPLVVFLDDLQWADAPSLNLIRALMTDASSHALLIIGAYRDNEVSPAHPLTLTVNSLHESGVAVRTVTLAPLLFVDLRQMVADTLNRPPEEVDDLSRLIEEKTGGNPFFVSQMLKDLHARGLFQLDSDSGCWLWDMADIRTMGLTDNVVDLMAGRISRMKPQTRQVLQLAACIGNRFALPMLAAILERTPEETSEELWEALQAGLVIPSESVFRFLHDRVQQAAYSLIPQEDIAPLHLRIGRLLLRHVGQTQIEDTIFDITSHFNAALDLVHDPEERMTLLELNMLAGRKAKASTAYGQALRNFEVAASLLPGDGWRTHAPVMLDVVREKADVLYLLGDFAQAETLLDEALTHTQDTFDRVEVYLQKLIQYNQLGKYNELMDIARDALAIFGVDLPQADDASTLKRCFDSLMKDYVALLGQRPIADLITIPDVTDREQDSIIRLTAILTDGAYIAVPTLFPHLVMEVVTRSMRYGHNALSAVGFCWATVVIVQEHKDYHSAFALGKLSMTLVERFPNPRIQAQITFLYAVCAMHWFLPLSEQIEMYKRAYQYGIQNGNLVFAGYARTMIPKTVLAASTVDKALEENDISVEFYEKRGSPFLMSERFCNLFLKNLKGERPDPLSLSTPDIDEHASLELWQRPETLFGHGLAYFLTSKLQLLFLFRKTEEAWRFAEKHADWMRYIPILYETTVFSFYRAMAAAALLDGASEEDRRLMESRLRASLAEFAIWAQNCPENYAWQERLLRAEKARLDGAVQEAQELYAQAADIARRDEHPHGVALSRERMAQLHHFLEQTDSAKIFLEDASFNYYRWGAHAKVLSLRQELDRWTMAQARPAMASHASTGTAQSERSYGSMPHLLDVGSILKATQAISREINQDSLLRVIMTSVIENAGAEQGYLLLPDERDWSVAAMATVEGNSFAQAGSPLQDSPLVSEAIVRFVIRSGQELVLNDAGQHPSFQQDAHVVRKNVRSVLCVPLLVQNRLSGVLYLENNLFPDAFAKERTQIVGMLAAQAAISIENANLYGSLAASEQRYRSIFEDASDIIFLTTPEGRIMDVNPACLGILGYTQAELLRLSVADLYVDPRARARLKDILEKAGAVRGFEVALRRKDGEIVEAIFAANLRRDAQGQVVGYQGILHDMTDRKQAERLREAYSRDLERQVRERTQELTEANDKLRRLSDYDGLTGIANRRKFDSALQTEWRRAIRNETPLTLAMIDVDHFKAYNDHLGHLLGDDCLRRVAQAVAVNIRQSCDLAARYGGEEFAVILPGLAADNALRACEKLCSAVMGLGIPHGKSPMADVVTVSVGAATCTPARGGSSEALVRAADANLYRAKEQGRNRVVVSVTAS, from the coding sequence ATGATCTCCCTTATCGGCTTTCAAATCGGTGAACTGCTCTACCAGGGGCCGAACAGCCAGGTCTATCGGGCCCGCCGCGAACGGGACGGCCTGCCGGTGGTGCTCAAGATCCCCGCCAGTCCCGACATCTCCATCCGCGAAAATTTGCGCTTTCAGCACGAGTACGACCTGCTCGCCTCCCTGAACCTGTCCCGCGTGATCAAGGTCCATGACCTCCTGCAATACCGCTCCAGCTTCGCCATCGTCGAAGAGGACTACGGCGCGCGCGATCTTGCCAGCCATATCGAGGGGCGCCTGCCGGACCCCCTCGAATTTCTCGACGCCGCGATCCAGATGGCCGAAGCCCTGGCGCAGTTGCACGGGCAGGGGATCATCCACAAGGACACCCACCTGGCCAATTTCCTCATCAACCCCCGAACGGGCGAGATCAAGCTGACGGATTTCGGGATGTCCTCGCTTATCGAGGGAGAAGTGCAGGAACCCTGGGATCCCGACCAGATCGAGGGCAACCTGGCCTACATTTCCCCGGAACAGACCGGCCGGATGAACCGAAGCATCGACAGCCGATCCGACCTCTATTCCCTGGGAATCTGTTATTACAGGATGCTCACCGGAGTCCTGCCTTTCACGTCCAGTGATCCGATGGAACTTTTGCATGCGCACATCGCCCGCAGGCCTGTGAGCCCCCAGGAGATGCGGCCCGCCGTCCCTCTGGCGCTTTCCGGCCTCACCATGCGCCTGCTGGAAAAAATGGCGGAGAATCGCTACCAGAGCGCCTCCGGTCTGGTTCGCGACCTGAAGGACATGCGTGCGGCCTGTGTCAGCGGCGAGAGCCTGGCGGACATGAAACCCGGCCACCGGGCCCTGTCGTTCCGGTTCCAGGTATCCCAGAAGATTTACGGCCGGGACAATGAAATCCGGCTTCTGCTGCAGACGTTTGAACGCATGGCCCGGGGCGGCGCGGAGCTGCTTCTCGTGGGGGGCTATTCGGGCATCGGCAAAACGTCGCTGGTCAACGAGGTGCTCAAAGGGCTCACCCGCCAGCGAGGCCGGTTCGTTTCCGGCAAGCATGACCAGTTTCAGCGCGACATCCCGTTTTCAGCCTTCATCCAGGCCTTCCGCCAGTTGAGCCACCGCATACTGGCCGAACCCGAGGCGTTGGTGGTCAAATGGCGTCTGTCCCTGCTTGATGCCCTGGGCAACAACGCCCAGGTGATTATCGACGTCATCCCGGAGATGGAGCACATCCTTGGACAACAACCCCCCGCGCCGGACCTTGGGCCGACAGAGGCGCAAAACCGCTTCATCATGTGCATGCAGCGCTTCATCGGGGTGTTCGCCAAGCGGGAGCATCCCCTGGTGGTTTTTCTCGACGATCTGCAATGGGCGGATGCGCCGTCGCTCAACCTCATCCGCGCGCTCATGACGGACGCGTCATCCCACGCCCTGCTCATCATCGGCGCCTACCGGGACAATGAGGTCTCCCCCGCGCATCCGCTGACGCTGACCGTCAACAGCCTGCACGAATCAGGCGTCGCCGTCCGCACCGTGACCCTGGCCCCTTTGTTGTTCGTCGATCTGCGCCAAATGGTGGCGGACACCCTCAATCGCCCCCCGGAAGAGGTTGATGATCTGTCCCGGCTTATCGAGGAAAAGACCGGCGGCAACCCGTTTTTCGTATCGCAGATGCTCAAGGATCTGCATGCGCGGGGCCTGTTTCAACTGGATTCCGACTCCGGTTGCTGGCTCTGGGACATGGCCGACATCCGTACCATGGGGCTCACCGACAACGTGGTGGACCTCATGGCCGGCAGGATCAGCCGCATGAAGCCGCAGACGCGCCAGGTGCTGCAACTGGCGGCCTGCATCGGGAACCGATTCGCCCTGCCCATGCTCGCCGCCATCCTGGAGAGAACGCCGGAGGAAACCAGCGAGGAACTGTGGGAGGCGCTTCAGGCGGGACTCGTCATCCCCTCGGAGTCCGTCTTCCGCTTCCTGCACGACCGGGTGCAGCAGGCGGCCTACTCGCTCATCCCGCAGGAGGATATCGCGCCGCTGCATCTGCGCATAGGCCGCCTGCTCCTGCGCCATGTCGGCCAAACGCAGATCGAGGACACGATCTTCGATATCACGTCGCATTTCAATGCGGCGCTTGACCTGGTGCATGATCCCGAAGAGCGCATGACGCTTTTGGAACTCAACATGCTGGCGGGACGCAAGGCCAAGGCGTCCACCGCCTACGGGCAGGCGTTGCGCAACTTCGAGGTGGCCGCCTCGCTCCTGCCCGGGGACGGCTGGAGGACACACGCCCCCGTCATGCTGGACGTGGTGCGCGAAAAGGCCGACGTCTTGTACCTGCTGGGCGATTTCGCACAGGCCGAGACCCTTCTGGACGAGGCGCTCACCCATACGCAAGACACGTTCGACAGGGTGGAGGTCTATCTCCAGAAGCTGATTCAGTACAACCAACTGGGGAAATACAACGAACTCATGGACATCGCCAGGGACGCCCTGGCCATTTTCGGCGTGGACCTGCCCCAGGCCGACGACGCCTCAACCCTCAAACGTTGCTTCGACTCCCTGATGAAGGACTATGTCGCGCTTCTCGGGCAGCGCCCGATAGCCGATCTGATTACCATCCCGGACGTGACGGATCGCGAGCAGGACAGCATCATCCGGCTCACCGCCATCCTTACCGACGGAGCGTATATCGCCGTTCCCACGCTTTTCCCGCACCTGGTCATGGAGGTAGTCACCAGATCCATGCGATACGGCCACAACGCCTTGTCCGCCGTCGGTTTTTGCTGGGCGACAGTCGTCATCGTGCAGGAACACAAAGACTATCACAGCGCTTTCGCGCTGGGCAAACTGTCCATGACTCTCGTAGAGCGGTTTCCCAATCCGCGCATCCAGGCCCAGATCACCTTTCTTTACGCCGTTTGCGCCATGCACTGGTTTTTGCCCCTGTCGGAGCAGATCGAGATGTACAAGCGGGCCTATCAATACGGCATCCAAAACGGCAACCTGGTGTTTGCCGGTTACGCCCGCACCATGATTCCCAAGACCGTCCTGGCTGCGTCCACCGTCGACAAGGCCCTGGAAGAAAACGACATCAGCGTGGAATTTTATGAGAAACGCGGCTCTCCCTTCCTCATGAGCGAGCGCTTCTGCAATCTGTTCCTGAAAAACCTCAAAGGCGAACGCCCCGATCCCCTCTCGCTCAGCACGCCGGACATCGACGAGCATGCCTCCCTGGAGCTCTGGCAGCGTCCCGAGACGCTGTTCGGCCACGGTCTGGCGTATTTTCTCACGTCCAAGCTCCAGTTGCTCTTCCTTTTCAGAAAGACGGAGGAGGCCTGGCGTTTCGCCGAAAAACACGCGGACTGGATGCGCTATATCCCCATCCTTTACGAAACCACGGTGTTCAGCTTTTACCGCGCCATGGCCGCCGCGGCGCTTTTGGATGGCGCTTCGGAAGAGGACCGCAGGCTCATGGAGTCCAGGTTGCGGGCATCGCTCGCGGAATTCGCCATCTGGGCGCAAAACTGCCCTGAAAACTACGCTTGGCAGGAGCGGCTGCTGCGGGCCGAAAAGGCCCGGCTGGACGGCGCCGTCCAGGAGGCGCAGGAGCTTTACGCACAGGCGGCGGACATTGCCCGCCGGGACGAGCACCCCCATGGCGTGGCCCTGTCCCGGGAACGCATGGCGCAGTTGCATCATTTTCTGGAACAGACCGATTCAGCCAAGATTTTTTTGGAAGACGCCAGTTTCAACTATTACCGGTGGGGGGCGCACGCCAAGGTTTTGAGCCTGCGTCAGGAACTGGACCGTTGGACCATGGCGCAGGCGCGCCCGGCTATGGCCTCCCACGCATCGACGGGCACAGCGCAATCCGAGCGCTCCTACGGCTCCATGCCCCATCTGCTCGATGTCGGCAGCATCCTCAAAGCCACCCAGGCGATTTCCAGGGAAATCAACCAGGACTCGCTGCTGCGTGTCATCATGACCAGCGTCATAGAGAACGCCGGAGCCGAGCAGGGATATCTCCTGCTGCCGGACGAACGGGACTGGTCTGTGGCGGCCATGGCCACGGTGGAGGGAAACTCCTTTGCGCAGGCGGGCAGTCCGCTGCAAGATTCGCCCCTGGTCAGCGAGGCCATCGTCAGGTTCGTCATCCGCAGCGGCCAGGAGCTCGTTCTCAACGACGCCGGGCAACACCCCTCGTTCCAGCAGGATGCGCATGTGGTGCGCAAAAACGTCCGCTCCGTCTTGTGCGTGCCGCTGCTGGTCCAAAACCGCCTCAGCGGCGTGCTGTATCTGGAGAACAACCTTTTTCCCGACGCCTTCGCCAAGGAACGGACCCAGATCGTCGGGATGCTCGCCGCGCAGGCCGCCATCTCTATCGAAAACGCCAATCTCTACGGCAGCCTCGCCGCCAGCGAACAACGCTACCGCAGCATTTTCGAGGACGCGAGCGACATCATTTTCCTCACCACGCCCGAAGGCCGCATCATGGACGTGAATCCGGCCTGTCTGGGCATTCTCGGGTACACGCAGGCTGAACTGCTCAGACTCTCCGTGGCGGACCTATATGTCGATCCCCGGGCACGGGCCCGTCTCAAGGACATCCTCGAGAAGGCCGGTGCGGTTCGCGGCTTCGAGGTCGCCTTGCGGCGCAAGGACGGAGAGATCGTCGAAGCCATTTTCGCGGCCAACCTGCGCCGTGACGCGCAGGGGCAGGTTGTCGGCTACCAGGGCATCCTGCACGACATGACCGACAGGAAACAGGCTGAGCGACTGCGTGAGGCCTACAGCAGGGATCTGGAACGCCAAGTGCGCGAACGCACCCAGGAGCTCACCGAGGCCAACGACAAGTTGCGCAGGCTCAGCGACTACGACGGCCTGACGGGCATCGCCAACCGGCGAAAGTTCGACTCAGCGCTGCAAACCGAGTGGCGTCGCGCCATACGCAACGAAACGCCCCTGACCCTGGCCATGATCGATGTGGACCATTTCAAGGCATACAACGACCATCTGGGACATCTGCTGGGCGACGACTGCCTGCGCCGCGTGGCCCAGGCAGTCGCCGTCAACATCAGGCAGTCCTGCGACCTGGCCGCACGGTATGGCGGCGAGGAGTTCGCCGTCATCCTGCCCGGACTCGCTGCGGATAATGCGTTGCGCGCCTGTGAAAAATTGTGTTCCGCCGTCATGGGACTCGGCATCCCCCATGGCAAAAGCCCGATGGCGGACGTGGTGACCGTGAGCGTCGGCGCCGCCACCTGCACCCCGGCGAGGGGGGGGAGCTCCGAGGCCCTTGTCCGGGCGGCTGACGCGAATCTCTATCGGGCCAAGGAACAGGGAAGAAACCGAGTGGTGGTTTCCGTGACGGCGTCATGA
- a CDS encoding sensor histidine kinase, whose amino-acid sequence MNIRQKIVMSIIVAFAGMGLLGSISYDHLLRIGEALRLAEVVDDLSNDILEVRRYEKNYLLYAMDEDYRESLLFVDKSLDIIRGIVSLSPEGQTPAQGEADFIGLRDQLTAYRDAAQKLADTAGSTPPAAVEKAQAALREQGRGLVATSRRIKHVQRDGILHIVDNLKRQLLFSTLALIFLGIGFSWVVGRRIITALHLIEHTTRQVATGHFTAIDLPPGRDETRDVVNALNRMIKELDKRQNQLLQEKKLASLGVLTSGIAHQLNNPLNNISTSCQILREEDIGKNDAFVAQMLDNIHHEVLRSRDIVKGLLDFSRENEFTMKPARLADLVERCVGMVSSQLPADVDIARRVPEDMCVPLDSQRMQEVFLNLFLNAAQAIGDHPGTITVSAERDEHAAQAVIRVEDTGPGIDREHLGRVFDPFFTLKDVGKGTGLGLSVVFGIVKKHGGTILAESEPGRGAAFIIRLPLGREACPPENAEPEQEASA is encoded by the coding sequence ATGAACATTCGCCAAAAGATCGTCATGAGCATCATCGTGGCCTTTGCGGGCATGGGGCTTTTAGGCAGCATCTCCTACGACCACCTGTTGCGCATCGGCGAAGCCCTGCGTCTGGCCGAGGTGGTGGATGACTTAAGCAACGACATCCTGGAGGTGCGCCGCTACGAGAAAAACTACCTGCTCTACGCCATGGACGAGGACTACCGGGAGAGCCTGCTCTTCGTGGACAAAAGTCTGGACATCATCCGGGGCATCGTCTCCCTGTCCCCGGAGGGCCAGACCCCGGCCCAGGGCGAGGCCGACTTCATAGGCCTTCGCGACCAGTTGACCGCCTACCGCGACGCCGCCCAAAAGCTGGCTGATACAGCCGGTTCCACGCCGCCGGCGGCCGTGGAAAAGGCCCAGGCCGCGCTTCGCGAACAGGGCCGGGGGCTAGTGGCCACCTCCCGGCGCATCAAGCACGTGCAACGCGACGGCATCCTGCATATCGTGGACAACTTGAAGCGACAGCTCCTTTTTTCCACCCTGGCCCTGATTTTCCTGGGCATCGGATTCTCCTGGGTGGTGGGCCGTCGCATCATCACCGCCCTGCACCTCATCGAACACACCACCCGGCAGGTGGCCACGGGACACTTTACGGCCATCGACCTGCCTCCGGGACGCGACGAGACCCGGGACGTGGTCAACGCGCTTAACCGCATGATCAAGGAACTCGACAAGCGGCAAAACCAGCTTCTGCAGGAAAAAAAGCTGGCTTCACTTGGGGTTCTGACCTCCGGGATCGCCCATCAGCTCAACAACCCCTTAAACAACATCTCCACCTCCTGCCAGATCCTGCGCGAGGAGGACATCGGCAAAAACGACGCCTTCGTGGCCCAGATGTTGGACAACATCCACCATGAGGTGCTGCGCTCCCGGGATATCGTCAAAGGCCTGCTGGATTTCTCCCGGGAAAACGAATTCACCATGAAGCCCGCCCGGCTGGCCGATCTGGTGGAACGTTGCGTGGGGATGGTTTCGTCCCAGCTTCCGGCCGACGTGGACATCGCCCGCCGGGTGCCGGAGGACATGTGCGTGCCCCTGGACTCCCAGCGCATGCAGGAGGTCTTTTTGAACCTGTTTTTGAACGCCGCCCAGGCCATCGGGGATCACCCCGGGACCATCACCGTGTCAGCCGAACGCGACGAGCATGCCGCCCAGGCCGTGATCCGCGTGGAGGACACCGGTCCCGGCATCGACCGCGAACATCTGGGGCGGGTGTTCGATCCCTTCTTCACGCTCAAAGACGTGGGCAAGGGCACGGGACTCGGGCTTTCCGTGGTTTTTGGCATCGTCAAAAAGCATGGCGGAACCATCCTTGCCGAGAGCGAACCCGGCCGGGGGGCGGCCTTTATCATCCGCCTGCCCCTGGGCCGGGAGGCCTGTCCACCGGAGAATGCCGAACCTGAACAGGAGGCGTCGGCGTGA
- a CDS encoding S16 family serine protease: protein MIFFRKNDDTPQAPEPGPQGLAERARAAELPPAAREAVDAELARLANTDPSAAEYAISTNYVELLLSLPWNAVTPDSLDLERAEAVLDASHAGLGQIKDRILEHLASRTMRQKSEAWILVVDDEPIARENLRHVLVREGYRVETAENGQAALERVRRFEFDLIVTDLKMDRMDGLQLLDKAKAVSPATKIMIVTGYATVDTAVRAIKTGAVHYLTKPIDLDEFRASVRGILAQRPAESASRSPILCFVGPPGVGKTSVGMAIAQAMGRTFTRMSLADLRDDAELRGHRRTYVGALPGRVISALRGLSVRNPVFMLDEVDKIGRDVKGDPAQALLEILDPEQNCRFVDRYMEVPFDLSGVFFIATANSTERLAGPVLDRMEVVPFTGYSEEEKIEIATRFLAPRQLREHGLTHPYPEFTREALQGIIRGYTNEAGVRGLEREIARVCRKIARVCLSEGKTGFAGDIAPDMAVSLLGPRRFSHETAGHGPQIGEAVGLVWSETGGEIVSVEVSRMRGASRLLLTGSLGEVLKESGQIALSHLRSNAVDFGIDPGFFSEHDIHIHIPAGGVSKDGPSAGLTMAVALFSLLSGRPTSPGMAFSGEISLSGRVLRVAGVREKLLAAVRAGITSVVLPMENAAEVEEAGRSMASLPRIVLVSEVRQALAAAFDAPSGPTPPEAKP from the coding sequence ATGATTTTTTTTCGCAAAAACGACGACACGCCCCAGGCCCCGGAGCCCGGACCGCAGGGGCTCGCTGAACGCGCCCGGGCGGCCGAACTGCCCCCTGCCGCCCGGGAGGCCGTGGACGCCGAACTGGCCCGGCTCGCCAACACCGATCCCTCGGCTGCGGAATACGCCATCTCCACCAATTACGTGGAGCTGCTGCTGTCTTTGCCGTGGAATGCGGTCACGCCGGACAGCCTGGATCTGGAACGGGCCGAGGCGGTGCTGGACGCCAGCCACGCCGGGCTTGGGCAGATCAAAGACCGCATCCTGGAGCATCTGGCCTCGCGGACCATGCGCCAGAAGAGCGAGGCCTGGATCCTGGTGGTGGACGACGAACCCATCGCCCGGGAGAACCTGCGCCACGTGCTGGTCCGGGAAGGCTACCGGGTGGAGACGGCCGAGAACGGCCAGGCGGCGCTTGAGCGGGTGCGCCGGTTCGAATTCGACCTCATCGTCACCGACCTCAAGATGGACCGCATGGACGGGCTGCAACTGCTCGACAAGGCCAAGGCGGTCTCCCCAGCCACGAAGATCATGATCGTCACCGGCTACGCCACCGTGGACACGGCGGTGCGGGCCATCAAGACCGGGGCTGTGCATTACCTGACCAAGCCCATCGACCTGGACGAGTTTCGGGCCTCGGTGCGCGGCATCCTGGCCCAAAGGCCCGCCGAGTCCGCCTCGCGTTCCCCCATCCTGTGCTTTGTGGGGCCGCCCGGGGTGGGCAAGACCTCGGTGGGCATGGCCATCGCCCAGGCCATGGGCCGGACCTTCACCCGCATGTCCCTGGCCGACCTGCGCGACGACGCTGAGCTGCGCGGCCATCGCCGGACCTATGTGGGGGCCCTGCCCGGCCGGGTGATCTCGGCCCTGCGCGGGCTTTCGGTGCGCAATCCGGTCTTTATGCTCGACGAAGTGGACAAGATCGGCCGCGACGTCAAAGGCGACCCGGCCCAGGCCCTGCTCGAGATCCTGGATCCGGAGCAGAACTGCCGCTTCGTGGACCGCTATATGGAAGTGCCCTTCGACCTGTCCGGGGTGTTTTTCATCGCCACGGCCAACTCCACCGAGCGTCTGGCCGGGCCGGTCCTGGACCGCATGGAGGTGGTGCCGTTTACCGGCTATTCCGAGGAGGAGAAAATCGAGATCGCCACCAGGTTCCTGGCGCCGCGCCAGTTGCGCGAACACGGCCTGACCCATCCTTATCCCGAATTCACCCGGGAGGCCCTGCAGGGCATCATCCGGGGCTACACCAATGAGGCCGGGGTACGGGGGCTCGAGCGGGAAATCGCCCGGGTGTGCCGCAAGATCGCCCGGGTGTGTTTAAGCGAGGGCAAGACCGGATTTGCGGGCGACATCGCCCCGGACATGGCCGTCTCCCTGCTCGGCCCCCGCCGGTTCAGCCACGAAACCGCCGGGCACGGCCCTCAGATCGGCGAGGCCGTGGGGCTGGTGTGGTCCGAGACGGGCGGGGAGATCGTGTCCGTGGAGGTCTCGCGCATGCGCGGGGCCAGCAGGCTGTTGCTTACCGGGTCGCTGGGCGAGGTGCTCAAGGAGTCCGGGCAGATTGCGCTCAGCCATCTGCGCAGCAACGCCGTGGACTTCGGCATTGATCCGGGTTTTTTTTCCGAACACGACATCCATATCCACATCCCGGCCGGGGGAGTGTCCAAAGACGGCCCTTCGGCCGGACTGACCATGGCAGTGGCCCTTTTCTCCCTGCTTTCCGGGCGGCCCACGTCGCCGGGCATGGCCTTTTCCGGCGAGATATCCCTTTCCGGCCGGGTGCTGCGGGTGGCCGGGGTGCGCGAGAAGCTTTTAGCCGCCGTGCGGGCGGGAATCACCAGCGTGGTGTTGCCCATGGAAAATGCCGCCGAAGTGGAAGAGGCCGGCCGCAGCATGGCCTCCCTGCCGCGCATCGTCCTGGTGTCCGAGGTGCGCCAGGCCCTGGCCGCCGCCTTTGACGCCCCGTCAGGGCCGACGCCCCCCGAGGCCAAGCCATGA